The following are encoded in a window of Mustela nigripes isolate SB6536 chromosome 1, MUSNIG.SB6536, whole genome shotgun sequence genomic DNA:
- the BTBD10 gene encoding BTB/POZ domain-containing protein 10 isoform X2, with amino-acid sequence MAGRPHPYDSNSSDPENWDRKLHSRPRKLYKHSSTPSRVAKGVVDHTKMSLHGASGGHERSRDRRRSSDRSRDSSHERTESQLTPCIRNVTSPTRQHHVEREKDHSSSRPSSPRPQKASPNGSSSSAGNSSRNSSQSSSDGSCKTSGEMVFVYENAKEGARNVRTSERVTLIVDNTRFVVDPSIFTAQPNTMLGRMFGSGREHNFTRPNEKGEYEVAEGIGSTVFRAILDYYKTGIIRCPDGISIPELREACDYLCISFEYSTIKCRDLSALMHELSNDGARRQFEFYLEEMILPLMVASAQSGERECHIVVLTDDDVVDWDEEYPPQMGEEYSQIIYSTKLYRFFKYIENRDVAKSVLKERGLKKIRLGIEGYPTYKEKVKKRPGGRPEVIYNYVQRPFIRMSWEKEEGKSRHVDFQCVKSKSITNLAAAAADIPQDQLVVMHPTPQVDELDILPIHPPSGNNDLDPDAQNPML; translated from the exons TACTCCCTCACGTGTTGCTAAAGGAGTTGTTGATCACACCAAAATGAGTCTACATGGTGCTAGCGGGGGACATGAACGATCAAGAGATAGACGAAGATCAAGTGACAGATCACGAGATTCATCTCACGAAAGAACAGAATCTCAACTCACTCCTTGTATTAGAAATGTTACTTCTCCAACACGACAACACCATGTTG AACGAGAAAAAGATCATAGTTCTTCTCGTCCAAGTAGTCCTCGTCCTCAAAAAGCATCTCCAAATGGTTCCAGTAGCAGTGCTGGGAACAGCAGCAGAAACAGTAGTCAGTCAAGTTCGGATGGTAGCTGTAAGACATCTGGGGAGATGGTGTTtgtatatgaaaatgcaaaagaaggaGCTCGGAATGTGAGAACATCGGAACGAGTAACACTAATAGTGGATAACACTAGATTTGTTGTAGACCCATCCATTTTTACTGCACAGCCAAATACAATGTTGGGCAG GATGTTTGGATCTGGCAGAGAACATAACTTTACACGTCCTAATGAGAAGGGAGAGTATGAAGTGGCAGAGGGAATTGGATCCACAGTGTTTCGAGCTATTCTG gattactACAAAACAGGAATAATTCGTTGTCCTGATGGCATATCTATTCCTGAACTGAGAGAAGCATGCGACtacctttgtatttcttttgaatatagtACTATTAAATGTAGAGATCTCA GTGCCCTAATGCATGAGTTATCAAATGATGGTGCTCGTAGACAATTTGAATTTTATCTGGAAGAAATGATCCTGCCTCTCATGGTAGCTAGTGCCCAGAGTGGGGAAAGAGAATGCCACATAGTAGTCCTTACAGACGATGATGTGGTTGATTGGGATGAAGAGTATCCACCACAGATGGGAGAAGAGTATTCACAAA TTATTTATAGCACAAAATTATATAGATTTTTCAAGTACATTGAAAACAGAGATGTGGCCAAATCAGTTTTGAAGGAGCGGGGTCTTAAGAAGATTAGATTGGGAATAGAAG GTTATCCTACctacaaagaaaaagtaaagaaaaggccTGGGGGCCGCCCAGAAGTGATTTACAACTATGTCCAAAGACCCTTTATTCGAATGTcttgggagaaggaagaaggaaagagtcGGCATGTAGACTTTCAGTGCGTAAAGAGTAAATCGATCACCAATCTCGCAGCCGCTGCCGCAGACATTCCGCAGGACCAGCTAGTAGTCATGCACCCGACTCCGCAAGTGGATGAGCTGGATATTCTCCCTATTCATCCCCCTTCTGGCAACAATGACCTCGATCCTGATGCGCAGAATCCAATGCTGTGA
- the BTBD10 gene encoding BTB/POZ domain-containing protein 10 isoform X3 has translation MSLHGASGGHERSRDRRRSSDRSRDSSHERTESQLTPCIRNVTSPTRQHHVEREKDHSSSRPSSPRPQKASPNGSSSSAGNSSRNSSQSSSDGSCKTSGEMVFVYENAKEGARNVRTSERVTLIVDNTRFVVDPSIFTAQPNTMLGRMFGSGREHNFTRPNEKGEYEVAEGIGSTVFRAILDYYKTGIIRCPDGISIPELREACDYLCISFEYSTIKCRDLSALMHELSNDGARRQFEFYLEEMILPLMVASAQSGERECHIVVLTDDDVVDWDEEYPPQMGEEYSQIIYSTKLYRFFKYIENRDVAKSVLKERGLKKIRLGIEGYPTYKEKVKKRPGGRPEVIYNYVQRPFIRMSWEKEEGKSRHVDFQCVKSKSITNLAAAAADIPQDQLVVMHPTPQVDELDILPIHPPSGNNDLDPDAQNPML, from the exons ATGAGTCTACATGGTGCTAGCGGGGGACATGAACGATCAAGAGATAGACGAAGATCAAGTGACAGATCACGAGATTCATCTCACGAAAGAACAGAATCTCAACTCACTCCTTGTATTAGAAATGTTACTTCTCCAACACGACAACACCATGTTG AACGAGAAAAAGATCATAGTTCTTCTCGTCCAAGTAGTCCTCGTCCTCAAAAAGCATCTCCAAATGGTTCCAGTAGCAGTGCTGGGAACAGCAGCAGAAACAGTAGTCAGTCAAGTTCGGATGGTAGCTGTAAGACATCTGGGGAGATGGTGTTtgtatatgaaaatgcaaaagaaggaGCTCGGAATGTGAGAACATCGGAACGAGTAACACTAATAGTGGATAACACTAGATTTGTTGTAGACCCATCCATTTTTACTGCACAGCCAAATACAATGTTGGGCAG GATGTTTGGATCTGGCAGAGAACATAACTTTACACGTCCTAATGAGAAGGGAGAGTATGAAGTGGCAGAGGGAATTGGATCCACAGTGTTTCGAGCTATTCTG gattactACAAAACAGGAATAATTCGTTGTCCTGATGGCATATCTATTCCTGAACTGAGAGAAGCATGCGACtacctttgtatttcttttgaatatagtACTATTAAATGTAGAGATCTCA GTGCCCTAATGCATGAGTTATCAAATGATGGTGCTCGTAGACAATTTGAATTTTATCTGGAAGAAATGATCCTGCCTCTCATGGTAGCTAGTGCCCAGAGTGGGGAAAGAGAATGCCACATAGTAGTCCTTACAGACGATGATGTGGTTGATTGGGATGAAGAGTATCCACCACAGATGGGAGAAGAGTATTCACAAA TTATTTATAGCACAAAATTATATAGATTTTTCAAGTACATTGAAAACAGAGATGTGGCCAAATCAGTTTTGAAGGAGCGGGGTCTTAAGAAGATTAGATTGGGAATAGAAG GTTATCCTACctacaaagaaaaagtaaagaaaaggccTGGGGGCCGCCCAGAAGTGATTTACAACTATGTCCAAAGACCCTTTATTCGAATGTcttgggagaaggaagaaggaaagagtcGGCATGTAGACTTTCAGTGCGTAAAGAGTAAATCGATCACCAATCTCGCAGCCGCTGCCGCAGACATTCCGCAGGACCAGCTAGTAGTCATGCACCCGACTCCGCAAGTGGATGAGCTGGATATTCTCCCTATTCATCCCCCTTCTGGCAACAATGACCTCGATCCTGATGCGCAGAATCCAATGCTGTGA
- the BTBD10 gene encoding BTB/POZ domain-containing protein 10 isoform X1 — MPKDADLAFSAALFEKAESLYTLISEFFSCFCVSTLAYTKVSTPSRVAKGVVDHTKMSLHGASGGHERSRDRRRSSDRSRDSSHERTESQLTPCIRNVTSPTRQHHVEREKDHSSSRPSSPRPQKASPNGSSSSAGNSSRNSSQSSSDGSCKTSGEMVFVYENAKEGARNVRTSERVTLIVDNTRFVVDPSIFTAQPNTMLGRMFGSGREHNFTRPNEKGEYEVAEGIGSTVFRAILDYYKTGIIRCPDGISIPELREACDYLCISFEYSTIKCRDLSALMHELSNDGARRQFEFYLEEMILPLMVASAQSGERECHIVVLTDDDVVDWDEEYPPQMGEEYSQIIYSTKLYRFFKYIENRDVAKSVLKERGLKKIRLGIEGYPTYKEKVKKRPGGRPEVIYNYVQRPFIRMSWEKEEGKSRHVDFQCVKSKSITNLAAAAADIPQDQLVVMHPTPQVDELDILPIHPPSGNNDLDPDAQNPML, encoded by the exons TACTCCCTCACGTGTTGCTAAAGGAGTTGTTGATCACACCAAAATGAGTCTACATGGTGCTAGCGGGGGACATGAACGATCAAGAGATAGACGAAGATCAAGTGACAGATCACGAGATTCATCTCACGAAAGAACAGAATCTCAACTCACTCCTTGTATTAGAAATGTTACTTCTCCAACACGACAACACCATGTTG AACGAGAAAAAGATCATAGTTCTTCTCGTCCAAGTAGTCCTCGTCCTCAAAAAGCATCTCCAAATGGTTCCAGTAGCAGTGCTGGGAACAGCAGCAGAAACAGTAGTCAGTCAAGTTCGGATGGTAGCTGTAAGACATCTGGGGAGATGGTGTTtgtatatgaaaatgcaaaagaaggaGCTCGGAATGTGAGAACATCGGAACGAGTAACACTAATAGTGGATAACACTAGATTTGTTGTAGACCCATCCATTTTTACTGCACAGCCAAATACAATGTTGGGCAG GATGTTTGGATCTGGCAGAGAACATAACTTTACACGTCCTAATGAGAAGGGAGAGTATGAAGTGGCAGAGGGAATTGGATCCACAGTGTTTCGAGCTATTCTG gattactACAAAACAGGAATAATTCGTTGTCCTGATGGCATATCTATTCCTGAACTGAGAGAAGCATGCGACtacctttgtatttcttttgaatatagtACTATTAAATGTAGAGATCTCA GTGCCCTAATGCATGAGTTATCAAATGATGGTGCTCGTAGACAATTTGAATTTTATCTGGAAGAAATGATCCTGCCTCTCATGGTAGCTAGTGCCCAGAGTGGGGAAAGAGAATGCCACATAGTAGTCCTTACAGACGATGATGTGGTTGATTGGGATGAAGAGTATCCACCACAGATGGGAGAAGAGTATTCACAAA TTATTTATAGCACAAAATTATATAGATTTTTCAAGTACATTGAAAACAGAGATGTGGCCAAATCAGTTTTGAAGGAGCGGGGTCTTAAGAAGATTAGATTGGGAATAGAAG GTTATCCTACctacaaagaaaaagtaaagaaaaggccTGGGGGCCGCCCAGAAGTGATTTACAACTATGTCCAAAGACCCTTTATTCGAATGTcttgggagaaggaagaaggaaagagtcGGCATGTAGACTTTCAGTGCGTAAAGAGTAAATCGATCACCAATCTCGCAGCCGCTGCCGCAGACATTCCGCAGGACCAGCTAGTAGTCATGCACCCGACTCCGCAAGTGGATGAGCTGGATATTCTCCCTATTCATCCCCCTTCTGGCAACAATGACCTCGATCCTGATGCGCAGAATCCAATGCTGTGA